In Acanthopagrus latus isolate v.2019 chromosome 16, fAcaLat1.1, whole genome shotgun sequence, one DNA window encodes the following:
- the zgc:112416 gene encoding uncharacterized protein C21orf58 isoform X1: MPRIQFYLRNLHLNICLSRGWKNKKRSMDDRAESVQSARSYDGQFDQLHRALRRKQHLLRRLREQHMLEDLHRPHTWGGSRRQDRSRYFMAPQPPPPLPFYQPTPVLPPPPEPPRIIQQTLPQQPATIIQQLPQQQPLITQIPPPQPYPAPRSGSIKEDMVEMMLMQNAQMHQIIMQNMMLKAMPPLGMSPPGGPGLYAPTYFGKVTLLLRGRTSNQGELLSIIIITMILTLQHNTCHLSSATLHGYQGCSLSQQGRQGHNYPPYTM, translated from the exons ATGCCAAGAATTCAG TTTTACCTGAggaatttacatttaaacatctgCCTTTCAAgaggctggaaaaacaaaaaacgcagCATGGATGACAGAGCAGAGTCTGTCCAGTCTGCAa GGAGTTATGATGGACAGTTTGATCAGCTGCACCGTGCACTGAGGCGGAAGCAGCACCTACTGCGAAGACTCAGG gagcagcacatGCTGGAGGACCTCCACAGACCCCACACCTGGGGAGGGTCACGAAGACAGGACCGGTCCCGTTACTTTATGGCCCCTCAGCCGCCTCCACCACTCCCATTCTACCAGCCGACCCCCgttctgcctcctccacctgagcCTCCACGCATCATCCAACAGACC CTCCCCCAGCAGCCCGCCACCATCATCCAACagctgccacagcagcagcctctgatTACCCAGATTCCTCCACCTCAGCCCTACCCAGCGCCACGCTCAGGCAGCATCAAAGAGG ACATGGTAGAAATGATGCTGATGCAAAACGCCCAGATGCACCAAATCATAATGcaaaatatgatgctgaaaGCCATGCCTCCCTTGGGCATGTCACCACCTGGGGGGCCCGGTCTCTATGCACCAACATATTTCGG GAAGGTTACCCTGCTTTTGCGAGGCCGGACGTCAAACCAAGGGGAACTGctgtccatcatcatcatcactatgaTTCTAACCCTGCAGCACAACACCTGCCACCTATCATCGGCCACCCTACATGGATACCAGGGGTGCAGTCTGTCCCAGCAGGGCAGGCAGGGGCACAACTACCCTCCATACACCATGTAA
- the zgc:112416 gene encoding uncharacterized protein C21orf58 isoform X2, with product MDDRAESVQSARSYDGQFDQLHRALRRKQHLLRRLREQHMLEDLHRPHTWGGSRRQDRSRYFMAPQPPPPLPFYQPTPVLPPPPEPPRIIQQTLPQQPATIIQQLPQQQPLITQIPPPQPYPAPRSGSIKEDMVEMMLMQNAQMHQIIMQNMMLKAMPPLGMSPPGGPGLYAPTYFGQEGYPAFARPDVKPRGTAVHHHHHYDSNPAAQHLPPIIGHPTWIPGVQSVPAGQAGAQLPSIHHVTAPFTLPQLNTTKITF from the exons ATGGATGACAGAGCAGAGTCTGTCCAGTCTGCAa GGAGTTATGATGGACAGTTTGATCAGCTGCACCGTGCACTGAGGCGGAAGCAGCACCTACTGCGAAGACTCAGG gagcagcacatGCTGGAGGACCTCCACAGACCCCACACCTGGGGAGGGTCACGAAGACAGGACCGGTCCCGTTACTTTATGGCCCCTCAGCCGCCTCCACCACTCCCATTCTACCAGCCGACCCCCgttctgcctcctccacctgagcCTCCACGCATCATCCAACAGACC CTCCCCCAGCAGCCCGCCACCATCATCCAACagctgccacagcagcagcctctgatTACCCAGATTCCTCCACCTCAGCCCTACCCAGCGCCACGCTCAGGCAGCATCAAAGAGG ACATGGTAGAAATGATGCTGATGCAAAACGCCCAGATGCACCAAATCATAATGcaaaatatgatgctgaaaGCCATGCCTCCCTTGGGCATGTCACCACCTGGGGGGCCCGGTCTCTATGCACCAACATATTTCGGGcag GAAGGTTACCCTGCTTTTGCGAGGCCGGACGTCAAACCAAGGGGAACTGctgtccatcatcatcatcactatgaTTCTAACCCTGCAGCACAACACCTGCCACCTATCATCGGCCACCCTACATGGATACCAGGGGTGCAGTCTGTCCCAGCAGGGCAGGCAGGGGCACAACTACCCTCCATACACCATGTAACAGCCCCTTTTACACTCCCACAACTCAATAC GACTAAGATTACCTTCTGA